From Camelina sativa cultivar DH55 chromosome 20, Cs, whole genome shotgun sequence, the proteins below share one genomic window:
- the LOC104769810 gene encoding UDP-arabinopyranose mutase 2: MVEPANTVGIPVNQTALLKDELDIVIPTIRNLDFLEMWRPFLQPYHLIIVQDGDPTKKIHVPEGYDYELYNRDDINRILGPKASCISFKDSACRCFGYMMSKKKYIFTIDDDCFVAKDPSGKAVNALEQHIKNLLCPSSPFFFNTLYDPYREGADFVRGYPFSLREGVSTAVSHGLWLNIPDYDAPTQLVKPKERNTRYVDAVMTIPKGTLFPMCGMNLAFDRDLIGPAMYFGLMGDGQPIGRYDDMWAGWCIKVICDHLSLGVKTGLPYIYHSKASNPFVNLKKEYKGIFWQEEIIPFFQNVKLSKEAVTVQQCYIELSKMVKEKLSSLDPYFDKLADAMVTWIEAWDELNPPATAATAKA, from the exons ATGGTTGAGCCGGCGAACACCGTTGGAATCCCGGTGAACCAAACAGCGTTGTTGAAAGATGAGCTCGATATCGTGATTCCGACAATCAGAAACCTCGATTTCCTCGAGATGTGGAGACCTTTCCTTCAGCCTTACCATCTCATCATCGTCCAAGATGGAGATCCAACGAAGAAGATCCATGTTCCTGAAGGTTACGACTACGAGCTTTACAACAGGGACGATATCAACCGTATCCTTGGACCTAAAGCTTCGTGTATCTCCTTTAAGGATTCTGCTTGTCGCTGCTTTGGTTACATGATGTCTAAGAAGAAGTATATCTTCACCATTGATGACGATTGCTTC GTTGCTAAGGATCCATCTGGGAAAGCAGTGAATGCTCTTGAGCAACACATCAAGAACCTTCTCTGCCCATCGTCTCCCTTTTTCTTCAACACTTTGTATGATCCTTACCGTGAAGGTGCTGATTTCGTTCGTGGATACCCTTTCAGTCTACGTGAAGGTGTTTCCACTGCTGTTTCTCATGGTCTTTGGCTTAACATCCCTGATTACGACGCTCCTACTCAACTCGTTAAGCCTAAGGAGAGGAACACCAG GTATGTGGATGCTGTCATGACCATCCCAAAGGGAACACTTTTCCCAATGTGCGGTATGAATTTGGCTTTCGACCGTGATTTGATTGGCCCAGCTATGTACTTTGGTCTCATGGGTGATGGTCAGCCTATTGGTCGTTACGACGATATGTGGGCTGGTTGGTGCATCAAG GTGATCTGTGACCACTTGAGTTTGGGAGTGAAGACCGGTTTGCCATACATCTACCACAGCAAAGCGAGCAACCCTTTCGTGAACCTGAAGAAGGAATACAAAGGAATCTTCTGGCAGGAGGAGATCATTCCCTTCTTCCAGAACGTAAAGCTATCGAAAGAAGCTGTTACTGTTCAGCAATGCTACATTGAGCTCTCAAAGATGGTCAAGGAGAAGTTGAGCTCCTTAGACCCCTACTTTGACAAGCTTGCAGACGCCATGGTTACATGGATTGAAGCTTGGGATGAGCTTAACCCACCAGCTACAGCAGCCACTGCCAAAGCTTGA
- the LOC104772270 gene encoding F-box protein At4g11590-like yields MITRSQTKKLKAEKDSQALATSKKGNEDVVPLDLAIEIFRRLPWKSVARFLRLSKSWEKMIRSRDFMTSYPFRSSTQPRLLVVFVDLDRKRERQDWYFFSPSSSSTSSLSRVSCPFPDPEAVEYHSHYVNGLISLGYGLEKTITNPSTGKSKTLPIVKRLKTSSMVATSFFGYDPVNDKYKVLVLCMKEKTQRPGLHDLKHSSHQHQVFTLGAKKEAWKQITYRIPHTPLSNSVCIDGVLYYIAKTGAEFQLSLMRFDLGSEQLDLFTSLSAAINPIRVDVSSTLISYEGKVALPMKFSAYNFDVWVMDQHAKEHGWLKKSFSIEPWKSLPQLDRLHIRGTTQTGEFILAPRYYSDEFNVIHYNPDTESFRSTKVEVYEDHEFKRRGTRALVFSDYVESLIGCCRRDMT; encoded by the coding sequence ATGATAACGAGAAGTCAAACCAAGAAGTTGAAAGCGGAGAAGGATTCACAAGCACTTGCAACCTCAAAAAAAGGTAACGAAGATGTTGTTCCTTTGGACCTAGCTATCGAGATATTCAGGAGATTGCCTTGGAAATCCGTAGCTAGGTTTCTCCGACTATCCAAGTCATGGGAAAAAATGATCCGCAGTCGAGATTTCATGACGTCTTACCCGTTTAGGTCTTCGACGCAGCCTCGTCTCTTAGTGGTTTTCGTTGATTTAGATAGAAAAAGGGAACGTCAAGATTGGTACTTCTTCTCTCCGTCTTCCTCTTCGACGTCTTCACTTTCACGTGTTTCATGTCCCTTTCCAGACCCTGAGGCAGTCGAGTACCATTCTCATTATGTTAATGGCTTGATAAGCCTTGGTTATGGTCTAGAGAAAACCATAACAAACCCTAGCACAGGTAAATCCAAAACTTTACCTAtagtcaaaagactcaaaaccagCAGTATGGTGGCCACAAGTTTTTTCGGGTACGATCCAGTTAATGATAAATACAAAGTATTGGTACTTTGCATGAAGGAAAAAACTCAACGCCCTGGCCTCCATGATTTAAAACATTCATCTCATCAGCATCAAGTATTCACGCTGGGAGCTAAAAAGGAAGCATGGAAACAAATCACGTATAGAATTCCACATACACCTCTGTCTAACAGTGTGTGCATAgatggtgttttgtattatattGCTAAAACTGGCGCTGAATTTCAACTGAGCTTAATGAGATTCGATTTGGGGTCTGAGCAGTTGGATCTTTTTACCAGTTTATCCGCAGCCATCAACCCTATACGTGTGGATGTTTCTTCTACATTAATAAGCTACGAGGGTAAAGTAGCCTTACCCATGAAGTTTTCAGCATATAATTTTGACGTGTGGGTTATGGATCAGCATGCCAAAGAACATGGATGGTTGAAGAAAAGCTTCAGTATCGAGCCTTGGAAGAGTTTACCACAGTTGGATCGTTTACACATCAGAGGCACTACTCAGACGGGCGAGTTCATTTTGGCACCACGGTACTATTCTGATGAATTTAATGTTATCCATTACAATCCCGACACGGAAAGTTTTAGAAGCACTAAGGTTGAAGTATATGAAGATCATGAGTTCAAGCGTCGTGGTACAAGAGCATTAGTTTTTTCGGATTACGTAGAGAGTCTTATAGGTTGCTGTAGGAGAGACATGACATGA
- the LOC104772273 gene encoding putative F-box protein At5g15660, which produces MRYRKKTKTVHENIVQTSEERANFDELPHDLEIEIFGRLPLKSLARFLTVSKLWATTIRSPDFIRSYPRGSSWQPRTLIAADFNSHGSRGAMGNLHFFKRPSSSSPKSFISRLTCPVKYDHQHLECFYHHVNGLISVGYGQEQIVFNPITGKSITLPRARTRRKLVKSFFGYDPVSDEFKVVCMTEKMYGRLEEPSSEHQVLTFTLGVKKSWQMINCSVPHRPWSNGVCINGVVYYVARTGAEMSHMRLMRFALRPGDSLDIFTSLPEEINKEIESSIYYLFLINYEGKVAIPTNTSLYTYDVWVMNQEGGKHEWLKKITFSIEPWKRLFDYLYVRGATHTGEIILAPTHYSNAYYIFHYNPDKKSFRKIGEIS; this is translated from the exons ATGAGATACCGCAAAAAGACCAAAACCGTGCACGAAAACATCGTACAAACGTCGGAAGAAAGAGCCAACTTTGACGAGCTCCCTCATGACCTAGAGATCGAGATTTTTGGGAGATTGCCCTTGAAATCTCTGGCTAGGTTTCTCACAGTATCCAAGTTATGGGCAACAACTATACGCAGTCCAGATTTCATCAGATCTTACCCGCGTGGATCGTCGTGGCAACCTCGTACCCTAATAGCTGCTGACTTCAATTCACACGGATCCAGAGGGGCTATGGGAAACTTGCACTTCTTCAAGCGCCCGTCATCATCATCGCCAAAGTCTTTTATATCACGTCTGACTTGTCCGGTCAAGTATGATCATCAGCACCTGGAATGCTTTTATCATCATGTTAATGGACTGATAAGCGTAGGATATGGTCAAGAGCAAATCGTATTTAACCCCATCACTGGTAAATCTATAACTTTACCACGTGCCAGAACAAGGAGAAAGCTGGTAAAAAGTTTCTTCGGGTATGACCCTGTTAGTGATGAATTCAAAGTTGTGTGTATGACAGAAAAAATGTATGGCCGTCTTGAAGAACCATCATCGGAACATCAAGTGTTGACGTTTACATTGGG TGTAAAGAAATCATGGCAAATGATAAATTGTAGCGTTCCTCACCGTCCTTGGTCTAACGGTGTGTGCATAAATGGTGTTGTGTATTATGTTGCTAGAACAGGGGCAGAGATGTCGCATATGAGGTTAATGAGGTTTGCTCTGAGGCCTGGTGACAGTTTGGATATTTTTACTAGTTTACCTGAAGAGATTAATAAAGAGATTGAATCAAGTATATATTATCTCTTTTTGATAAACTACGAGGGGAAAGTAGCCATACCCACTAATACTTCATTGTATACATATGATGTGTGGGTTATGAATCAGGAAGGTGGAAAACATGAATGGTTGAAGAAGATAACTTTCAGTATTGAACCTTGGAAAAGATTATTCGACTATTTATACGTGAGAGGCGCTACTCATACGGGTGAGATTATTTTAGCACCAACGCACTATAGCAATGCGTATTATATCTTCCATTACAATCCCGACAAGAAAAGTTTTAGAAAGATTG GAGAGATCAGTTGA